In Amaranthus tricolor cultivar Red isolate AtriRed21 chromosome 5, ASM2621246v1, whole genome shotgun sequence, a genomic segment contains:
- the LOC130813066 gene encoding uncharacterized protein LOC130813066 — protein sequence MEVQFRLEMIIVNIGPKSLSSVPGIMGDAVGYTIRFETARKTHRDGPTVTNNEHLLNQNKHLPKKAPAQAHITKIKPKTEAAQSRKLPQFGAWEGTDEIAYTMVFNNIQKKNKDEFISLAEPYSTPMEVCSKVPQFGAWEGAETVAYTAYFYNARKNKNVESRQSPLHPRREKLQYEPSTSKNSPNSKIVTSSAWGAGENFKAYCNAIERRWPPSNQSTPRRGNRPRFEPQRHKD from the exons ATGGAGGTCCAGTTCAGGCTCGAGATGATCATCGTGAACATCGGTCCAAAGTCCCTCAGTTCGGTGCCTGGGATAATGGGTGACGCTGTTGGTTACACTATTCGCTTTGAAACTGCTCGGAAAACTCATAGAGATGGACCCACAGTGACGAATAATGAGCACCTGCTAAACCAGAATAAACATCTCCCTAAGAAGGCTCCAGCTCAAGCTCATATTAccaaaattaaaccaaaaacaGAAGCAGCACAGTCAAGGAAGCTGCCTCAGTTTGGGGCTTGGGAGGGCACAGACGAAATAGCTTACACCATGGTCTTCAACAACATTCAGAAGAAGAACAAAGACGAGTTCATATCCTTAGCGGAACCTTATAGTACACCAATGGAAGTTTGTTCCAAGGTGCCTCAGTTTGGTGCTTGGGAGGGGGCAGAAACCGTTGCTTACACTGCTTATTTTTATAATGCTCGGAAAAACAAGAATGTTGAATCTAGACAATCTCCTCTTCATCCAAGAAGAGAAAAGCTTCAGTATGAACCTTCTACTAGTAAAAATAGTCCAAAT TCTAAAATAGTAACCTCTAGTGCATGGGGAGCTGGAGAAAATTTTAAAGCCTACTGTAATGCTATTGAAAGAAGATGGCCACCTTCTAATCAGTCAACTCCAAGAAGAGGAAATAGGCCAAGGTTTGAGCCACAAAGACATAAGGATTGA
- the LOC130813068 gene encoding uncharacterized protein LOC130813068, with protein MIEEAARGPPHGILLAVVVILVVSAPVLIGDWDAITESISELLSPVGLLLLPIILLLTIQFLSSDRGNFFSSIFTATGEPDSIHRASGSPVGVALVLLLVLVLVYYRMSLFGGDDDSDD; from the coding sequence ATGATCGAAGAAGCTGCACGAGGTCCTCCCCACGGCATCTTACTAGCAGTAGTAGTTATTTTAGTTGTATCAGCCCCCGTCTTAATCGGAGATTGGGACGCCATTACTGAGTCAATCTCCGAATTACTCAGTCCAGTTGGTTTACTTCTTCTCCCAATCATTCTCCTCCTAACAATCCAATTCCTATCCTCTGATCGTGGTAATTTCTTCTCCTCTATCTTTACTGCTACTGGAGAACCTGATTCTATTCACCGTGCTAGTGGTTCCCCTGTTGGTGTCGCACTTGTGCTTCTCCTTGtacttgttcttgtttattatcGGATGTCTCTTTTCGGAGGCGACGATGATTCCGATGATTAA
- the LOC130813069 gene encoding RPM1-interacting protein 4-like, which yields MAASKVPKFGAWEGGENYTVYFDNARKKKNNGQMINPNDPEENPEMFSRNGDQRQAPKANQKGQKSKVPQFGVWDDADNAGYTVYFENARKTKTGESIPTHNEPQMNRDMHPRKDPPAQASQAPVKPESKQETRSKVPQFGGWEGGDEIGYTQCFDSVRKNNKNGRTVTPEPSDAPKLNRDVDPPAKEESHSKVPQFGGWNEGEEAAYTAYFDNARQNKNAPVMEPQLNRDVDGRARLPTAGGVKFKADQRGNSIDDYQLRNASKGSNFSSASSETGQRYGKQNPGSHSPIHPKGGKLQQRPPAGRGSQTPERGAAIPAWGVWNTDPQQAEGFTGAFTRAKEDRNTPLHSSAQPRYNQQPQSPEPKKGCCGWF from the exons ATGGCTGCT TCTAAAGTACCCAAGTTTGGAGCATGGGAAGGAGGAGAAAACTACACAGTTTACTTTGACAATGCGCGAAAGAAGAAGAACAATGGACAGATGATCAACCCAAATGACCCTGAAGAAAACCCTGAGATGTTTTCACGGAATGGTGATCAACGTCAGGCTCCTAAAGCTAATCAAAAGGGACAGAAATCCAAAGTCCCCCAGTTTGGTGTTTGGGACGATGCGGACAATGCTGGCTACACCGTGTATTTTGAAAATGCACGAAAAACCAAGACCGGTGAATCCATCCCGACACACAATGAGCCTCAGATGAACCGAGATATGCATCCTCGTAAGGATCCCCCAGCTCAGGCCAGTCAAGCACCAGTTAAACCAGAATCTAAACAAGAAACGCGCTCAAAAGTGCCTCAGTTTGGTGGTTGGGAAGGTGGAGACGAAATTGGGTACACCCAATGTTTCGACAGTGTGAGAAAAAATAACAAGAATGGGCGTACTGTTACACCAGAACCGTCTGATGCACCTAAACTGAACCGTGATGTTGATCCACCAGCTAAAGAAGAAAGCCATTCTAAAGTTCCTCAGTTTGGTGGTTGGAACGAAGGAGAAGAAGCTGCATACACTGCGTATTTTGACAATGCTCGACAAAATAAAAATGCACCCGTAATGGAGCCCCAGCTGAACCGAGATGTTGATGGCAGAGCTCGGCTTCCAACTGCTGGTGGAGTCAAATTCAAGGCGGATCAAAGAGGGAATAGTATAGATGATTATCAGTTACGAAATGCAAGTAAAGGATCTAATTTCTCTTCGGCTTCATCTGAAACCGGTCAGAGATATGGAAAACAAAATCCCGGGAGTCATTCACCTATCCATCCAAAAGGAGGGAAGCTTCAGCAAAGGCCTCCTGCTGGTAGAGGAAGTCAAACT CCAGAAAGAGGGGCAGCAATACCGGCATGGGGGGTCTGGAACACTGATCCACAGCAAGCCGAGGGTTTCACCGGTGCCTTTACTAGGGCTAAAGAGGATCGGAACACACCCCTCCATTCGAGCGCTCAACCACGCTATAACCAACAACCTCAATCACCAGAGCCAAAA AAAGGATGCTGTGGTTGGTTTTGA
- the LOC130813070 gene encoding uncharacterized protein LOC130813070, which yields MIQLLFVVLFMEGAVAFLMLVKIGPLRELVMKCLDQVKMGKGPATVKTIAGTMSVILASSIMSIFKIQNKGAKLGTMSPMDQVLWRTHLLEASLMGFTLFLGFLIDRMHHYLRKLINIRSKVATSKEEVEKLEKENQRLKDQEEKISKELTALQKQQSKLANEIKILKVESQEKDKQIETETAHVVALQKQSADLLLEYDHLLEENQHLQMQLSSK from the exons atgatTCAGTTGTTGTTTGTAGTTCTGTTTATGGAGGGTGCTGTGGCATTTCTTATGTTGGTGAAGATTGGACCATTAAGAGAGTTGGTAATGAAGTGCTTGGATCAAGTGAAAATGGGAAAAGGTCCAGCAACTGTTAAAACAATTGCTGGTACAATGTCTGTGATTTTGGCTTCAAGTATTATGAGCATTTTCAAGATCCAGAATAAAGGTGCTAAACTTGGTACTATGTCACCCATGGATCAAGTCCTTTGGAGGACCCACTTGCTTGAGGCTTCACTTATGG GATTCACTTTATTTCTCGGCTTCTTGATTGACCGTATGCACCATTATCTCCGCAAGCTCATCAACATTAGAAGCAAGGTTGCAACATCTAAAGAAGAAGTCGAGAAGCTCGAGAAGGAAAACCAACGGCTCAAGGATCAGGAAGAGAAAATCTCGAAAGAATTGACAGCTCTACAAAAGCAACAGTCAAAATTAGCGAACGAAATAAAGATTCTAAAGGTGGAATCACAAGAGAAAGACAAGCAGATCGAGACAGAGACAGCTCACGTAGTTGCCCTCCAGAAACAATCGGCTGATTTGCTCCTTGAGTACGATCATCTTTTAGAGGAAAATCAACACCTTCAGATGCAACTTTCAAGTAAGTGA